Proteins encoded together in one Rossellomorea sp. y25 window:
- a CDS encoding general stress protein has product MKPTVKEFYDDKELITEVEKLSSQGIDKHNLYVLSHDDDRTDRVADRADANEIGVKETGIGTAVGNMILNKGDELRNKLMEVGFSHAEADQYEGKLDEGKILLIVKN; this is encoded by the coding sequence TTGAAACCGACTGTTAAGGAATTTTATGACGATAAGGAATTAATTACAGAAGTTGAAAAGCTTTCTTCTCAAGGTATCGACAAACACAATCTTTATGTATTATCCCATGATGATGACCGGACGGACAGAGTCGCTGATCGGGCTGACGCCAATGAGATCGGTGTTAAGGAAACAGGCATCGGGACTGCAGTAGGGAACATGATTCTGAATAAAGGCGACGAACTCCGAAACAAGCTGATGGAAGTTGGATTTTCCCACGCAGAAGCGGATCAGTACGAAGGAAAGCTCGATGAAGGAAAGATATTATTGATTGTTAAGAACTGA
- a CDS encoding GntR family transcriptional regulator, producing the protein MFELDLRSRKPIYEQLVEKLKELIINEVLKPDEQLPSVRALAQQLTINPNTIQKAYRELETQRFIYSVKGRGSFVNPSSHIQNAEKIMKVKEELSKLLSEALYLGITPEDLKQMIADIEASAGGNQSDDRD; encoded by the coding sequence ATGTTTGAGCTTGATTTAAGAAGTCGAAAGCCCATATATGAACAATTAGTCGAGAAATTAAAAGAGTTGATCATTAATGAGGTGTTGAAGCCTGACGAACAATTGCCTTCCGTTCGTGCATTGGCCCAACAGCTGACCATAAATCCAAACACAATCCAAAAAGCTTATAGGGAACTAGAAACTCAAAGGTTTATTTATTCGGTGAAAGGACGGGGTAGCTTTGTTAATCCTTCAAGTCACATTCAAAATGCGGAGAAAATTATGAAAGTAAAGGAAGAGTTGTCTAAACTTTTGTCTGAAGCTCTTTATTTAGGGATTACGCCTGAAGACTTAAAGCAGATGATTGCTGACATCGAGGCATCGGCAGGAGGGAATCAATCTGATGATAGAGATTAA
- a CDS encoding ABC transporter ATP-binding protein: MIEIKSLSKSFEGTTIIHDVSFSVQKGSIYGLLGSNGAGKTTLLKTIAGVLKPDSGNVLLRDQAIFENIKTKETLFFIPDQPFFFAHYTLNQMAKFYQNTYSRWNEHQYQSLTGLFEVNPHKKLHKFSKGVQRQAAFILGLSTQPDVLILDEPLDGLDPVVRKKVKSVLITEVANREMTILISSHNLREVEDVCDHIGILHQGRFLLEKELDDLKSGIHKVQLAFKGEMPQKLFTELDLLHEETRGSVSLCIVRGDEQQVRSKIQPYHPVIFDMLPLTLEEIFVYEMEDVGYAIQNIMDQ; encoded by the coding sequence ATGATAGAGATTAAATCATTAAGTAAATCCTTTGAAGGTACTACAATTATTCATGACGTTTCGTTCTCTGTTCAAAAAGGATCGATTTATGGACTGCTCGGATCGAATGGGGCAGGAAAAACGACACTACTCAAAACCATTGCGGGAGTGTTAAAGCCGGATAGCGGGAACGTTCTCTTAAGAGACCAAGCGATCTTTGAGAATATCAAAACGAAAGAAACCCTGTTTTTCATTCCTGATCAACCCTTTTTCTTCGCTCACTATACCTTGAATCAAATGGCAAAATTTTATCAAAACACCTATAGTCGCTGGAATGAACATCAGTATCAATCTCTAACCGGCCTATTTGAGGTAAACCCTCATAAAAAGCTTCATAAATTTTCGAAAGGCGTCCAGCGTCAAGCAGCCTTCATTCTAGGATTATCCACTCAGCCGGATGTGCTCATTCTGGATGAGCCCCTTGATGGATTGGATCCTGTCGTTCGTAAGAAAGTAAAAAGCGTGCTGATCACAGAAGTTGCCAATCGGGAGATGACGATCCTTATTTCCTCTCACAACCTTCGTGAAGTGGAGGATGTTTGTGATCATATCGGAATTTTGCATCAAGGAAGATTTCTATTGGAGAAAGAGCTTGATGATTTGAAATCCGGGATTCATAAAGTTCAGTTGGCCTTTAAAGGCGAAATGCCGCAGAAGCTCTTTACCGAACTTGACCTTCTGCACGAAGAGACCAGGGGAAGCGTATCCCTCTGCATCGTTCGAGGGGATGAACAACAGGTAAGAAGCAAGATCCAACCTTATCATCCAGTTATTTTCGATATGTTACCGTTGACCCTTGAAGAAATTTTTGTTTATGAAATGGAGGACGTCGGATATGCCATCCAAAACATCATGGATCAATAA
- the thiT gene encoding energy-coupled thiamine transporter ThiT yields the protein MKNMRLVVLLEASLMAAFAVILDMLPSIKLSPSISISIAMVPIFLLSYRRGWKAGILAGFVWGLLQIALGDAWIATPVQMVIEYFIAFAFIGLAGFFSGKIQSSVRSNRRTRAVMWVVAATFLGSLGRYFWHFIAGYVFFAEYAPKGMSPLLFSLAANGITMLGSALLCSIALLIVLNTVPRLIKVRVSPQESNRKAS from the coding sequence ATGAAAAACATGCGTCTTGTCGTTTTACTTGAAGCCTCATTGATGGCGGCATTCGCCGTTATCCTTGATATGCTTCCTTCTATTAAGCTATCACCCAGTATCTCCATTTCGATAGCAATGGTTCCTATTTTTCTATTGTCATATCGAAGAGGATGGAAGGCTGGTATACTGGCTGGATTTGTATGGGGCCTATTGCAGATTGCCTTGGGTGACGCTTGGATTGCGACTCCAGTGCAAATGGTAATTGAATATTTCATCGCCTTTGCCTTTATCGGTCTTGCCGGATTCTTTTCCGGTAAGATCCAATCCTCAGTAAGAAGTAACCGTCGAACTAGAGCGGTCATGTGGGTAGTGGCTGCTACGTTTTTAGGTAGTCTGGGTCGATATTTTTGGCACTTCATCGCAGGATATGTCTTCTTTGCAGAATATGCGCCAAAAGGCATGTCGCCGCTACTTTTTTCATTAGCAGCAAACGGAATCACCATGTTGGGCTCAGCTCTTCTTTGTTCAATCGCTCTGCTGATCGTACTCAACACAGTGCCAAGATTGATCAAAGTAAGGGTATCTCCTCAAGAAAGCAACCGAAAGGCATCCTAA
- a CDS encoding thioredoxin family protein, producing MEEVHSLETINATLAGEKMVLLYISRPNCSVCHALLPQVKGVLEEFQDVKSIHADAGEIPEIAGGFSIFTVPVVIVFVDGKEMFRKARFVPIDELHTQMSRLVKMLDN from the coding sequence ATGGAAGAAGTTCATTCTTTAGAAACTATCAATGCTACTCTGGCAGGAGAAAAGATGGTGTTACTATACATATCCAGACCCAATTGCTCTGTTTGTCACGCTCTACTGCCCCAAGTGAAAGGGGTGCTGGAAGAGTTTCAAGATGTAAAGTCCATTCATGCCGATGCAGGGGAAATACCGGAAATAGCTGGTGGGTTCTCTATCTTTACTGTGCCGGTGGTCATCGTATTTGTAGATGGAAAAGAAATGTTCAGGAAGGCCCGATTCGTTCCAATCGATGAGTTACATACCCAAATGTCCCGTCTGGTGAAGATGTTAGACAACTAA
- a CDS encoding VTT domain-containing protein, which translates to MEEIMANYSAEWGIWGVLLSLFIEGSAFPFVGTFFIVTMGFILELTWMEIGVLSLIGSFLYTAGSYIPYFISSKLGAKLEARLKPEKRKKLKEAQEKFNRYGIWSVAIASPLHLGNIIPFMAGMAKMDLKVYSLLTMLGIAPSTFFFLSIGKFYDGDREVILGLVEEYQLLVLTGFVLVTVLYILFKRKRKGNRRMISKDSETEKFSSSYKKTQS; encoded by the coding sequence ATGGAAGAAATCATGGCAAATTATTCGGCAGAGTGGGGGATATGGGGTGTATTGCTTTCTCTATTTATTGAAGGAAGTGCTTTCCCTTTTGTGGGCACTTTTTTCATCGTAACAATGGGATTTATTTTAGAATTAACGTGGATGGAGATAGGAGTGCTTTCTCTAATAGGAAGCTTTCTTTATACAGCGGGTAGCTATATTCCTTATTTTATCAGTTCAAAATTAGGTGCGAAGCTTGAGGCAAGGTTGAAACCTGAAAAACGGAAGAAGCTCAAAGAAGCTCAGGAAAAGTTCAACCGTTACGGAATCTGGAGCGTAGCAATTGCAAGTCCCCTTCATTTAGGAAATATCATCCCCTTCATGGCAGGCATGGCAAAAATGGATTTGAAAGTGTATTCTCTCCTTACTATGCTTGGGATAGCTCCGTCTACCTTTTTTTTCTTAAGTATAGGCAAGTTCTATGATGGTGATAGAGAAGTGATCTTGGGGTTGGTAGAAGAATATCAACTGTTGGTTCTAACAGGATTTGTGCTGGTAACTGTTTTGTACATTCTCTTTAAAAGGAAGAGAAAAGGGAATAGAAGGATGATTAGTAAAGATTCGGAGACTGAAAAATTTTCGTCAAGTTACAAAAAAACTCAATCCTAA
- a CDS encoding amino acid ABC transporter permease, with translation MDFRWDIIGEYLPFFLKGALLTIGLSVGAIFLGLIFGLLMGIFRISPYLLVRTPFIWYINFFRGTPLFVQILLIHFGVMPMIMTEINPAVSALVALSLNATAYIAEIFRGGIQSIDRGQMEAARSLGMTNIQAMRHIIIPQAFKRMIPPLGNEFIVLLKDSSLAAVIAAPELMYWGRAMQGQYYRVWEPYLAVAIIYLILTLSLTYLLNYIERRMATE, from the coding sequence CTGGATTTCAGATGGGACATAATTGGGGAATACCTGCCTTTTTTTCTAAAGGGAGCATTATTAACAATCGGTTTATCCGTGGGAGCTATCTTTTTAGGTTTAATCTTCGGACTGCTGATGGGGATATTCAGGATTTCTCCCTACCTGCTCGTTCGAACGCCTTTCATTTGGTACATAAACTTTTTTAGAGGTACTCCATTATTTGTACAGATTCTTCTCATTCATTTTGGTGTGATGCCAATGATCATGACGGAGATTAATCCGGCCGTGTCTGCGTTAGTGGCACTATCGTTGAATGCCACGGCATATATCGCCGAAATATTCCGCGGGGGTATTCAGTCCATTGACCGGGGGCAGATGGAAGCTGCCAGGTCATTGGGGATGACCAATATCCAGGCGATGAGGCATATCATTATCCCTCAAGCATTTAAGCGGATGATTCCTCCACTTGGAAATGAGTTTATCGTGTTACTGAAAGACTCTTCCCTGGCAGCGGTTATCGCAGCTCCTGAGCTTATGTACTGGGGGCGTGCCATGCAGGGGCAGTATTATCGTGTATGGGAACCGTATTTAGCAGTCGCTATTATCTATTTAATCCTTACTCTATCTCTTACGTATCTACTAAACTATATTGAGCGGAGGATGGCAACCGAATGA
- a CDS encoding DUF6449 domain-containing protein, with product MPSKTSWINKEVILQSLRNVGWVGIVYFIGLLFSLPVDIIGKLSNDNQPYPIAIYENLFKMQYPIQMGLMLFVPVILSLFLFRYLHVKQAADFMHSLPLTRSKLFYHFTVTGIVILIMPIVLNTAILLSFYSFTDLQQFIDVQDILVWCGITILMNILLFTAATFVGMITGLTAVQGVMTYILLLLPAGMFMLVCFSLKNLLYGFPEDYFFNIKIEQYSPVIKAVYLENKIFSGLDVTLFIAITLLLYVLSYVLYKTRKVEAASLAIVFPVLRPLFKYGVAFCFMLVGGMYFNGIYQETGWTLFGYFIGSFIGYYLAEMVLQKHWRVFRHWKGFAGFAVSISLIGLFIQFDLFQYEKKIPDLKGIEKVHISNSYYSLRDNPDSLIKDHFINDPQTIKAVLNLHKEIVNNQDRTVTDEDSEQVFLYYKMHNGSKLVRNYRINIEEIKSHYTALYKMKSFKETTEEIFSVDPNSVDKLSIYADMGGRKQISIIDTKQIKEAINLLKEETYNGTFEDRDKVNLYNVEFLLSENRWINVGVKNNYKNFETWLQNNGYLDDIKVTSSDIEWMYVIDQKNYRNRLYNVMDQQQAALELKKEGKGIEITDSKHIEGIMNEFVYHSITNEYMVIIKYKNHGYVEIRGLEEKDAPPFLIKEMNDLE from the coding sequence ATGCCATCCAAAACATCATGGATCAATAAGGAAGTCATCCTTCAAAGCCTTAGGAATGTTGGATGGGTAGGGATCGTTTATTTTATCGGACTTCTCTTTTCGTTGCCGGTTGACATTATCGGTAAACTTTCCAACGACAATCAACCCTATCCGATTGCCATTTACGAGAACCTGTTTAAAATGCAATACCCGATTCAAATGGGTTTGATGCTGTTCGTTCCGGTCATCTTATCCCTTTTCCTTTTCCGTTATTTACATGTAAAGCAGGCTGCAGACTTCATGCATAGCCTTCCGCTGACACGCAGCAAATTGTTTTATCATTTTACCGTTACAGGAATCGTCATCCTCATCATGCCAATTGTACTGAATACAGCGATTTTACTTTCCTTTTATTCATTTACGGATCTTCAGCAATTCATTGATGTTCAAGACATTTTAGTCTGGTGCGGCATCACGATCCTAATGAACATCCTTCTGTTCACAGCCGCTACCTTTGTGGGCATGATAACGGGACTAACAGCTGTACAGGGAGTAATGACTTACATCCTGCTCCTATTACCGGCTGGAATGTTTATGCTCGTATGCTTTAGCTTGAAAAATCTTTTATATGGATTTCCAGAGGATTATTTTTTCAATATCAAAATCGAACAATATTCCCCTGTCATCAAGGCCGTATATCTTGAGAATAAAATCTTTTCCGGATTAGATGTAACACTGTTCATAGCTATCACTCTCCTACTCTATGTTTTATCGTATGTATTATATAAAACGAGAAAAGTAGAAGCAGCGTCACTTGCTATTGTATTCCCTGTCCTCCGACCCCTATTCAAATATGGAGTCGCATTCTGTTTCATGCTGGTCGGCGGTATGTACTTCAATGGAATCTATCAAGAGACGGGATGGACCTTATTCGGCTATTTCATCGGTTCATTCATAGGCTATTATCTTGCAGAAATGGTTTTACAAAAACATTGGAGAGTGTTCCGTCATTGGAAGGGCTTTGCCGGGTTTGCCGTGTCCATCTCTCTTATCGGTTTATTCATTCAGTTCGATTTATTTCAATATGAAAAGAAGATTCCTGATTTAAAGGGCATAGAAAAGGTCCATATCAGCAACAGCTATTATTCCCTGAGGGACAATCCAGATAGCCTTATCAAGGATCACTTTATAAACGACCCTCAAACCATTAAAGCCGTCCTGAACCTTCATAAGGAAATCGTCAACAATCAGGATCGTACCGTTACAGACGAGGATAGCGAACAGGTCTTCCTTTATTACAAAATGCATAATGGAAGCAAGCTAGTGAGAAACTATCGGATAAATATAGAAGAGATTAAATCACATTATACTGCTTTATATAAAATGAAGAGTTTTAAAGAAACAACAGAAGAAATCTTCTCCGTAGATCCAAACAGTGTAGACAAGCTGTCGATTTATGCTGACATGGGCGGGCGAAAGCAGATATCTATTATCGATACGAAACAGATCAAGGAAGCCATCAATCTATTAAAAGAAGAAACATATAATGGTACATTTGAAGACCGGGACAAAGTAAACCTCTACAACGTCGAATTTCTCCTATCAGAGAATCGATGGATCAATGTTGGAGTGAAAAATAACTATAAGAATTTTGAAACTTGGTTGCAGAACAACGGGTATCTAGATGATATTAAAGTCACTTCATCGGATATTGAGTGGATGTATGTGATCGATCAAAAGAATTACAGGAATCGTCTATATAACGTCATGGACCAACAACAAGCGGCACTTGAGTTAAAGAAGGAAGGTAAAGGGATTGAAATTACGGATTCCAAACACATCGAAGGAATCATGAATGAGTTCGTCTACCATTCCATAACAAACGAATATATGGTCATCATTAAGTATAAAAACCATGGATATGTGGAGATACGTGGATTGGAAGAAAAGGATGCTCCTCCTTTTTTAATAAAGGAAATGAATGATTTAGAATAG
- a CDS encoding amino acid ABC transporter ATP-binding protein, which produces MIKAVNLKKSFGELEVLKDINVNIKPQEVVVVIGPSGSGKSTFLRCLNLLESITDGHVYIKDRDITAKQTDINKVRTDVGMVFQQFNLFPHKTVIQNIMLSPMKVRKWQKDRAEKKALELLDKVGLREKAYVYPDSLSGGQKQRVAIARALAMEPEIMLFDEPTSALDPEMVGEVLEVMKQLAKEGMTMVVVTHEMGFAREVGDRVIFMDGGYIVEENRPSELFGNPKHERTQAFLSKVL; this is translated from the coding sequence ATGATTAAAGCAGTGAACCTTAAGAAATCCTTTGGAGAATTGGAAGTATTGAAAGATATTAACGTCAATATCAAACCGCAAGAAGTGGTTGTAGTAATAGGGCCTTCAGGTTCAGGAAAATCAACGTTTCTGCGTTGTTTGAACCTTTTAGAATCGATTACCGATGGTCATGTTTATATTAAAGACCGGGATATAACGGCCAAACAAACAGATATCAATAAAGTACGTACGGATGTGGGAATGGTTTTTCAGCAATTTAATCTTTTCCCTCATAAAACCGTGATCCAGAACATTATGCTCTCACCGATGAAGGTAAGAAAGTGGCAAAAGGATAGGGCGGAGAAGAAGGCATTAGAGTTACTTGATAAGGTGGGACTCAGGGAAAAAGCGTATGTGTACCCGGACTCCTTATCAGGCGGGCAGAAGCAACGGGTGGCCATTGCACGGGCCTTGGCCATGGAGCCTGAGATCATGCTGTTCGATGAGCCTACTTCAGCCCTTGATCCAGAAATGGTAGGAGAGGTGCTGGAGGTAATGAAACAGCTTGCGAAAGAGGGCATGACCATGGTCGTGGTCACCCATGAAATGGGGTTTGCGAGAGAAGTCGGGGACCGTGTCATCTTTATGGACGGAGGGTACATCGTGGAAGAAAACAGACCGTCTGAACTCTTCGGGAACCCCAAACATGAAAGAACTCAAGCGTTTTTAAGTAAAGTGTTATAA
- a CDS encoding basic amino acid ABC transporter substrate-binding protein gives MAGIMTACGSEEASSGEDKKEKLVVGTDAAFAPFEYMDKGEIVGFDIDFLEAVMKEAGYEYEVKNIGWDPLFAAVQGGKEVDMGISGITINDDRKETFDFSNPYFESTHMIMFGEGVDIKSADDLKGLKIGVQNGTTGQAAAEKIVGQNSSDISKYENNVVAITALKQGQVDAVVTDNTVVNEYVKNNPDDNFNTVEDPENFESEFYGLMFPKDSELKSEFDKAVKEVIENGTYAEIYKEWFGTEPNTDALLEQAE, from the coding sequence ATGGCAGGGATAATGACTGCCTGCGGAAGCGAAGAAGCGAGCTCAGGCGAAGATAAAAAAGAGAAGCTTGTAGTGGGTACCGATGCGGCCTTTGCTCCATTTGAGTATATGGATAAAGGGGAAATTGTCGGATTTGATATCGATTTTTTAGAGGCTGTCATGAAAGAAGCCGGATATGAGTATGAAGTGAAGAACATTGGATGGGATCCACTGTTTGCAGCAGTACAAGGCGGCAAGGAAGTAGATATGGGCATCTCCGGAATCACGATTAATGATGATCGTAAAGAAACGTTTGATTTTTCCAATCCTTACTTCGAATCCACACACATGATCATGTTTGGTGAAGGTGTGGATATCAAGAGTGCAGATGACCTAAAAGGGCTAAAGATCGGGGTTCAGAATGGAACGACCGGTCAGGCGGCAGCAGAGAAGATTGTTGGGCAAAACAGCTCTGATATTTCTAAATACGAAAACAATGTAGTAGCCATTACGGCATTAAAGCAAGGTCAAGTAGATGCTGTTGTAACCGATAATACGGTTGTAAATGAATATGTGAAAAACAATCCGGATGACAATTTCAACACAGTAGAAGATCCGGAAAACTTCGAATCTGAATTTTATGGCTTAATGTTTCCGAAAGACAGTGAGTTGAAATCTGAATTTGATAAAGCGGTAAAAGAAGTGATTGAAAATGGAACATATGCTGAGATTTATAAAGAATGGTTTGGTACAGAGCCGAACACTGACGCTTTATTAGAACAAGCAGAATAA
- a CDS encoding STAS domain-containing protein, which yields MDTHSSDLYEYLVDHALDFTEDWLKFQNIKSGSHYSPDSSPEVLNKIKEQNSNYVKIIAKCLLLSQTESKELISNWTSQTAADRSKSSTTLDEVVRNSGVFRRVYWTYVEKFVEESNVNIQLKEVFEWERKINFALDYVLETFTSTFLNILMDRLQAQSTLIKELSTPVISLTSEVGLLPIIGDIDTTRARTILESTLQQSADAHLSMLIIDLSGVVLVDTMVAQQIFHLIDALNLLGVKSVITGIRPEVAQTAIHLGLDFSTIHTKNSLERIIAEVIQENSEFLQV from the coding sequence ATGGATACACATTCGTCCGATTTATATGAATACTTAGTTGATCATGCTTTAGATTTCACTGAAGACTGGTTGAAGTTCCAGAATATTAAATCCGGATCTCACTATTCGCCTGATTCTTCGCCAGAGGTACTCAACAAAATAAAAGAACAAAACTCTAATTATGTGAAGATCATCGCCAAGTGTCTGTTACTTTCTCAAACAGAGTCAAAGGAATTGATTTCTAACTGGACTTCACAAACAGCTGCAGATCGAAGTAAATCCAGTACGACTCTCGATGAGGTTGTTCGTAACTCAGGTGTGTTCAGAAGAGTGTATTGGACGTATGTCGAAAAGTTTGTAGAAGAATCGAACGTAAACATCCAGTTGAAAGAAGTATTTGAGTGGGAACGAAAGATCAACTTCGCATTGGATTATGTGCTGGAAACATTTACTTCCACGTTCCTGAATATATTAATGGATCGACTACAAGCACAGTCTACCCTGATTAAGGAATTAAGTACTCCGGTCATTTCTTTAACTTCAGAGGTAGGACTTCTGCCTATCATCGGAGATATTGATACGACGCGCGCCCGTACGATATTAGAATCAACCCTTCAACAAAGTGCCGATGCCCATTTATCCATGTTGATCATTGACTTATCAGGTGTGGTATTGGTTGATACCATGGTCGCTCAGCAAATCTTCCACCTTATCGACGCCTTAAATCTACTTGGAGTAAAATCCGTCATCACCGGCATCCGTCCCGAGGTAGCTCAGACAGCCATTCATCTTGGATTAGATTTCTCTACCATTCACACTAAAAATTCTCTTGAACGGATTATTGCCGAAGTGATTCAGGAAAATAGCGAATTCTTGCAAGTTTAG
- a CDS encoding ZIP family metal transporter — protein sequence MFLDWLSGFNPAVQALFGGTLTWGLTALGAATVFFFTKIEKHTLNMMLGFAAGVMIAASFWSLLAPSIEFSEQNGQIPWLAPAIGFLLGGLFIRLLDFVVPHLHLGNSAEKAEGPPTKFKKSTLLFLAITLHNIPEGLAIGVAFGAASMGLGDATLVGAIGLAIGIGIQNMPEGAALSIPLRGEGMSRLRSFNYGQLSAIVEPIAAVVGAAAVLLVQPLLPYALAFAAGAMIFVVVEELIPESQSSGSTDLATLGLMLGFVVMMILDVSLG from the coding sequence ATGTTCTTAGATTGGTTAAGTGGATTCAACCCAGCCGTCCAGGCACTTTTTGGCGGTACATTGACATGGGGATTAACCGCACTGGGGGCCGCGACGGTTTTTTTCTTTACCAAAATAGAAAAGCATACTCTGAACATGATGCTTGGGTTTGCTGCAGGTGTCATGATAGCAGCATCGTTTTGGTCACTTCTTGCTCCATCAATAGAGTTCAGTGAACAAAACGGTCAGATTCCGTGGCTCGCTCCTGCAATCGGTTTTTTGCTTGGCGGCCTTTTCATTCGACTATTAGATTTTGTCGTACCTCATTTACACTTAGGGAACTCAGCAGAAAAAGCGGAGGGACCTCCGACTAAATTTAAAAAATCAACCTTACTATTTCTTGCGATTACCCTTCATAACATTCCCGAAGGTTTAGCCATCGGTGTGGCTTTTGGGGCAGCGTCAATGGGACTTGGTGACGCAACATTGGTAGGGGCGATCGGGCTCGCGATCGGAATTGGTATTCAGAATATGCCTGAAGGGGCGGCCCTTTCTATTCCATTGCGCGGAGAAGGGATGTCACGTCTGAGGTCCTTCAACTATGGTCAGCTTTCAGCTATCGTTGAGCCCATTGCTGCCGTAGTTGGTGCAGCTGCTGTCCTATTAGTGCAGCCATTGCTTCCTTACGCACTTGCTTTTGCTGCAGGGGCAATGATTTTCGTAGTAGTGGAAGAGCTGATCCCAGAGTCTCAATCCTCTGGAAGTACAGACTTGGCCACATTGGGACTCATGTTGGGATTTGTTGTAATGATGATTCTGGACGTATCGTTGGGTTAA
- a CDS encoding histidine phosphatase family protein codes for MKIGLVRHFKVKRGYPERFVTSEELMKWVEEYDESDVEENEVDLHDIEWKKCYASDLTRAEVTARKVYAGDIVSLKELREIRLSPLFNYKRKLPLFLHLFMIRVAWWFNHRSQPESKNEILKRINRIVEAIIHEGEDVLIVGHGGIMMFMRKELIKRGFNGPKFRRPANGKLYVFQDKKG; via the coding sequence GTGAAGATTGGTCTCGTAAGGCATTTTAAAGTAAAAAGAGGATACCCTGAAAGATTTGTAACATCCGAAGAACTAATGAAGTGGGTAGAAGAGTACGATGAGTCTGATGTAGAAGAGAATGAGGTTGATCTTCATGATATTGAATGGAAGAAGTGCTACGCAAGTGACTTAACCAGGGCAGAAGTAACTGCTCGAAAAGTCTATGCCGGGGATATCGTATCGTTGAAGGAACTACGTGAAATCAGACTATCTCCCTTATTCAATTACAAGAGAAAGCTTCCTCTGTTTTTACATTTGTTTATGATCCGGGTAGCCTGGTGGTTTAATCATCGTTCTCAGCCTGAAAGTAAGAATGAAATCCTTAAAAGAATCAACAGGATTGTCGAAGCGATCATACATGAGGGTGAGGACGTTCTCATTGTTGGGCATGGCGGGATTATGATGTTTATGAGAAAAGAGCTGATTAAACGAGGGTTTAATGGCCCTAAGTTTAGAAGACCAGCAAACGGGAAGCTATATGTTTTTCAAGACAAAAAAGGATGA
- a CDS encoding RNA polymerase sigma factor: protein MYEQFHKLIYHIAYNLTKNTYLSQDIVQETFLKAYIKIDTLLDSTKTKSWLTSIARCTAIDFIRKESKRNEVYMENDEEVQSIQDYNPLEMEIEAQFLKYSIQENIKRLPLSQQEVMSLKVTQDLSDGEIALKLNLTPSTVKTRFHRARKQLHSIIYVEHTA, encoded by the coding sequence ATGTATGAACAATTTCACAAGCTGATTTATCATATTGCTTATAACTTAACGAAAAACACTTACTTATCACAGGACATCGTCCAGGAAACATTTCTTAAAGCGTACATCAAAATCGATACTTTACTGGATTCGACCAAAACGAAGTCCTGGCTCACTTCTATCGCAAGATGTACAGCAATCGATTTCATCCGAAAAGAATCGAAACGCAATGAAGTCTATATGGAAAATGATGAAGAGGTTCAATCAATACAGGATTATAACCCTCTGGAAATGGAAATTGAAGCACAGTTTCTTAAGTACAGCATCCAGGAAAACATTAAGAGGCTGCCACTTTCTCAGCAGGAAGTCATGTCATTGAAAGTGACACAGGATCTTAGTGATGGGGAGATTGCTTTAAAGCTGAACCTCACTCCTTCCACCGTCAAAACCCGTTTTCACCGGGCAAGAAAGCAGCTGCACTCGATCATTTATGTAGAACATACCGCATAG